One window from the genome of Streptococcus halotolerans encodes:
- a CDS encoding GNAT family N-acetyltransferase gives MSLTELLDNLELTIVQNLLETFKGFTTPTSTPHDVEVFLHSKAITFEKSGVASTYLLFNQETKELVGFFSLANKPLIFSKKDFQALSKSKQKAFNKHGRRLESGGHQVNSYLIGQLGKNFGVDSPVSGVELLTFACQKIQEAARIINTRYIWIECDNNPKLLQFYQGFGFTLIEPFNSESGLKVLVLKIKK, from the coding sequence ATGTCACTTACAGAATTGTTGGACAACTTAGAATTAACTATTGTCCAAAATCTTCTAGAAACTTTCAAAGGTTTCACCACCCCTACTTCCACACCTCACGATGTGGAAGTCTTTTTACATTCTAAAGCAATCACTTTTGAAAAATCGGGTGTAGCTTCTACTTATTTGCTTTTCAATCAAGAAACAAAAGAATTAGTTGGCTTCTTCTCACTTGCCAATAAGCCACTTATCTTTTCAAAGAAAGACTTCCAAGCACTTAGTAAGAGTAAACAGAAAGCGTTCAATAAACACGGTAGACGTTTAGAAAGTGGCGGTCACCAAGTGAATAGTTATCTCATCGGACAGCTTGGTAAGAATTTTGGAGTTGATTCTCCTGTATCAGGAGTTGAGTTATTAACTTTTGCTTGTCAAAAAATTCAAGAAGCTGCACGGATTATAAACACACGTTACATCTGGATAGAATGTGACAACAACCCCAAACTCTTACAGTTTTATCAAGGTTTCGGTTTCACCCTCATCGAACCGTTCAATTCAGAAAGTGGATTAAAAGTTCTAGTGCTAAAAATCAAGAAATGA